GATGAGGTTTCTGTTACTGGACTCACCTGGAGAGCGAGCACTGTGGATGCCTCCATTGTGGTTCTCACTGATGGAGAAGTCCAGAGATGTACGCGGTTTAGGCATGTACTCTTTCCTTGGTTTGTTAGAACAATCCCTTATCCTGCAGTGGAAGTGGAAAACAGAATTCATCAAAGCTTCGCTGCAGAAACGTATGAATGCTAGCATTTTGTTGCACTAGTAGGTAGTCCAAAAATctattatttgtgtttgaacGCCACTGAAATTCTATGTTATTGTAATTACATCCAGTAACCTACAGTAAAATGAGAAAGCTGAAGTCCTGGTGGGACAGAAAAGTGTCAATACTGACCGTTCATCAATCTTACTGGTGAGCTGTGTGAGGATCTCCGCAGCCCGTCTGTGATACTCCATCTGAGCGTGGACCAGTGCGGCGACCTGGCTCACCTGTTCAATCTGTTGATGCACAGAGTTGACCGCTACATTTCAACAACATGGCTGCCCGGCAGACATTACAGAAGTGCGTCTAACAACATAACGAGGATTGTTACTGGAACTTGGAGTCAAAGTCACTTATACTACGACCTCAGATGTAATTGAGGGAGTGTTTTTAGATGATTTAGGATTACATATACACAATAGTACATATGGACGGCTGGTAGGACAAAcataattgacatttttagcTGCGttcatttttgtgttgttgttttttagtgaTTAGAAAGAAGAATGAAACAATAACCTGAAAAAGACTAGCtatgtttccatccaaatgtagcacaaatcTGAACCGAATTTTCAGAATATCTGCAGAGGACAATTTGGATTAATGtgcatttccatccactgctgaTTGCAAATATTTGGAGTTAGTTCATAAAGACAAACAGCTGGTGGCGCTATTTTTCCCATTCGGGGACATTAAACcatttcatgtattaatttgaggagcATCTCGTCTGTAGAGCGGAAACATAAGTGGACATTTAAGTCTCATGCTTCGTGTACATCATGATTCGATTGCTAAATCTGTTTCCACTtcacttttttacatttagctTTTCCAACTCAGCCAAGCGTAAAAcctttttgcaatatttcaagATTTTTCCGAATTTTCGCTGTTTTTTTATGCGcaagttgaaaatgtgaaataaaaactggtGGATGGAAATGCTTCTACTGACTCCAACATACAGAAATATCACTTTATATAATGACTATAGTGAAGGTGTTTACAAACAATtgtatatttacacatccagcagacacggagcaacgtaagcattcatttggagacTGGCTGTGTCAATGGTGAGTGCTATTAACAAAGCGAGCAGGCAAGAGTTAAGGAGGAAATAATCCTTACATCACTCTCCAACAGGTTGAACATGCTCTGTTCAGCAGTGTCCTTGGATTCGTCGAATTTGTCTAGTGCTTGTTTGAGCTCGTCGTCTGTCAGCTTGCCCTGACGCTTCTTCTTATAATCAAAGTCCAGACGACGGCCCTCCATTTTCTTCAGGTGATGCTGCAAAAGGCCACACAATAAATCTGAATCCATGACCAAAagaatcatttatttattattttctgtagtGTATCGGTGTTCCCAGATGAATTAGTGCTGCTGAGAACCAGCTGGCTCCACCTGTAGGCTCTGTACCTGAATCTCCTTGAGGTCTTTTTCGTGGAAGTTCTGCAGTGGATCAATGAAGTTCTGTTTGACCTCCATGTCCAGAGCGTCCTTAACCTCTCCCAGCTCACGCATGGCTTCCCCAGCATCAATCAGAGCAAGgcctgaaaaaaaagagacattttagCACAGAGACACATCAATAACACAGTTCAATGTCAGCATAAAGTGCAGAAAATCTCCAAATTTGATAATAAGGTTTTCCTTTTCACCATCACTATCTCATTCTACAGTAGATTTTGAAGATGGGTATTTCTCTTTAAAGGACATTTTAGTGCCTTCACTTGTGAACTAAATAAAGCAAACTGTAGGCATCTTGTCTGGAAAACAGGCtcatatatttttcataaatttTTACTGAGTCCTTGAGGGAATAAAATTATGCCACTTTGTTCTTGTTCttatttttctataaaaaaaagtgtgcttCTCAGTCGTTCTGAGGCAAGACTTTTTATGCAAGGAGCTTCACCGAAATTAGACTCCTCTCCGAGCTCCCTGCCAAACCGCTGCATGGACTCTCCCAGGATAGTCTCAGTCTGTGTGTAGCCCGGTCCCTTCTCCTGGCCTCGCATACGTGACATGGAGTTCATCATGCTCATCTTGGCTCTAGTGGCTGTAAACACAAGGCATAAATAAGATGAAACACCTCTGAACTCAATGCTTAATGAAGTTTTAACTCTGTTGTCAGGAAAACAGAAAGCTTGAGGTGCCAGAACTTGTCAAGTCATTGTGAGTTTCATTCTTTTTAAGTCAGTAGTAGaacaagtgagaaaatatttagTTGCAATATTAAGGTCAAGTAGCATCCATGATACTGTAGTGAGACATAAACATTGAGTCAGTATAAAGAATAAAGTCTACAGACATGCTAGCATCTCTTTGAGGATGTACTTtagcacagcagtgctttgagctaaatgctatcGTAAACAAAGTAACATactaacaatgacaatgctaacatgcttatttagcatgttagcatgctaacatttgctacttagcactaaacacaaagtaaagttgatgttgatgggaatgtcattagttttgcaggtaattggtcataaaccaatttatgatttatgacCATAAATAACAGcattggacaaataaaaatttggacctgatgatggcgctagataaaaagtcagaggatGACCAAAGTCAGCAGAATTCATCCactggggatcatgaatgtctacaaagtttcatggcaatccatccaacagttgttgatattttagtctggaccaaagacAAAAGTGGCGGATGGGGCTGggaaatatattgatattatatcgaTATCGTGATATAGGACTAGATattgtcttagattttggatgtCGTAATATCGTGATATGGAATACGTgtttcttttcctggttttaaaggctgcattacaatacagtgatgtaattttctgaacttaccagactgttctagctgttctattatttgcctttacccacttagtcattatatccacattactgatgattatttatcaaaaatctcattgtgtaaaatattttgtgaaagcatccctacaatattgtcacaatatcgatattgaggtatttggttaaaaatattgtgatattagATTTTGACCATATCGCCCAGCACTAGTGATGGACTACGCCccgctgctagcatggctaaaaagtaTGTAATAATGAGACTGGAAGGTGCACCCCAATTTGCAGGATAATTAAATTATGGAACTGTAATAATAATGCACTTTCACAATTAATAATACATCAGTTGTACTGTTgtttataaattttaatgtgacTGTCAACATGCATTATTGTCTTCttagtacagtatgtgtgtactAGTATAGgaataaatgaaaagattaaTGTTCTTGTAGATGACTTTGTATATCCGTGTGTAATAAGAAATTCTTGAAAACATCACATGCACATAGTATCATCTTGTTCAGTTGGTTTATGTCACCTGGGTTTGGCTGCAGATACTCAGTGGTCTTGGTCATGATGTCCATCACGGCCCGAGAGGTGGTGTCCATCCTCTGTAACACAACATAAACCAACATGTGAAAGGAGAGAATAAAAGAAGGTACAGAAATAACTGTTAAGATGAGGATGTGGCTAGTAACATAAATTTCTAATGGCTGGCATATTGTgggagaggatgagagaaataatacagcactgaaacatttttttatctagcaaagagaaaaaaaagatagaagGAAGTGTTGCTTTGTTGTGCAGTGTGGTGGTAAGAGGGAGACGTGCAGAGCTGAGAGCTGGCCGGgatcttgtttttgttcttgtttctgtgtgatgAGACTCGCCAGCTCCTGCAGCCCTGCATCCCTCAGCTTCACACTATTTTTACACCActtacatataaacacatacaaaagtaCATACTAGTAGTACATAGACAAATACACAGTGATGCTAAAACATGTAAGCACtgtatttataatgaaaaagaCATACAATATGTTATTCAGGCACTGATGTCTGTGAGCAAACAATTACATTCACAAAGATACAAGagtaattcattttttgtgatAAATATTGTTCCTACAAAAGTCCAGCTGCCATGTTGTGAGTTAGGAAGGAAATTTCTACTGAAATTGTCCAGATTTGACTTGTTTGAGTGTGAAAAAGGAATTTCTAGAAAAGAAATCATTTGAATGATTTTCAAAAATGAGTTTACTGATGTATTAACATGGGTACATTCGTGGTCTGAGCAGTGCCCTCCAGCTTGTGAAGCTTTCAGTATTATGCAGGTATACTGTAAAAGTTTCGCCTTGTAAAGTCATTCATGCAACACTCTCAAAGTGTTCAAGGTAAACAGGCAATTTGACTTTTTCAACCAACTTGCAACATTTGAgtttaaattcaatttcaatgtGAAGACTTGTGCAACATATTTCAGGTGGGAATTTATAAGTAAAATATGGCTTAACAGTTTTTGGAAAgaatataaatgtctttaaGGTGAAACCATGAGTTAATGAGAAAAGTTGTGTCAAAGTGAAGATGACCACATGCTAACATGTTTCAATGATTTTATTATATGACTGATGTTTTGACCACACCTGGTCTCTCTCAAGACAAGTACTTGACTTGCATTCACCAGACAATTCTTTCTGACTTAAATGACAAAAGTTTACACTGCTGACAAAAGTGTGTTTCCCTAAAACCGTAGGGAGACACAAGCATGTTGGATGTGTTTAATAACGCAGGAGAACACTGGTGGACCTCTATAACCATCAGCTGTTGGTTGTCTGATAACATGACGGTGGTTTTTTGATGTGACAGCAGAAATAGTTGGCGTAATGATCAAAGATGCTTCAGCACAGATCTGTGTGGATCCTGCAGGATTTGTTTATCTTCTAGAAATCTACTAACAATCTCCAGTATAGTTCCCAACAAGCTAATAATGGGACAATGAAAAGAGTTCAGTCTTGCCTTTTCCATTTCGGTGAAGTCATCATCAAGCTTTGTTCCTTCTGCACCTCCGACTTTCTCGCTCACTctctacaaaacaaacaaacaaacatgttagaCTTTAGTGTTTTATAAGTTTCATGCAGTAAATTATGCTGCagtgagaaaacatgaaatactACAAATTCCATGTAGTATGATGAAAGTCATCGTTTAAGTGacatgaggaaaaaagaagaatctGTCAAAGGAACAAccttaaaatgttttgtctttttaagtgTTACACATGAAAactcaaatgtttttaacaaaTTCAGACATgtaagatttgtttttcatgttatatttgtatttattcattcaaaacTACATCCTTGCTGCCAAATCTTAACCAACAAGACTTAAAGAAAGGACAGATTATGCTGTTCTATAGTAAATTATTCATGAAGTGACATGTTCATTAAAATGGTATCTTAATGTACACGTTGTAATGAGAGAGTTGTTTGCCCTCTCACCATGTGCAGCCTCTCTCTGCTTTATCATCTTTGGGCCACAACCTCTCCATTCCAATTAGGATAATGTCAAACAACAAGTAACAACATATCAGCGTGACCTTGTGCTTTACATAAGAGAAAGCCATTTCATTAGTCAGTATTACACAGCATGAAGAACATCACCGTACACTGTAATGACGCCAGTGTTCACAGATAAGAAAGTCAGCTGTGAAAATAGTGCTCTTCACCTCAGTGTCGGTCATCTTTAATCGAATAATACTGATATTAATGTGttattaataaaatagtttaacACTTTCTAGAGCAATAGTATCTTTAACTGGCATGTGACCCTTTAAAATGAAGACCTTTTGTTACAGGTTGCATATGTCTGAGTTCTGAGCAAATTCAGAGTGATTTTTCCTTCTCAGGTTGTTTCATTTAGAAGATTTTAGAGGCATAAATGAGCAAAAATATgtagtatttcacaagaagtaGAAGAATAGCAAAAAATAACATGTGTAGCAGAAATATGTTGCTACTTCTTTCATATCCTGTTCATCATTTCTGAacctctcagatttattttggaAAACCCATGGAGGCAGCAACCCATAGATTGGGAGCCATCTACACACTTATGTACAGTTTAcagcaaacatactgtacatatttgtaccaacatattttaaaaaacacaacccTCTTAATTCAGTCAAACAAAAGGCAGTGGGTTAGCCCCTGCGTGACAATGTCAAAGTCACTGATTAGAAAAGCAGAGACTCTCCATCACTGCTGGAGAAAGATCCAGCAACAAGCTGCAGGCGTTGGACCTTATAGCTTCAGGCATGGCACAGATCCACGtgcacagacataaacacagaaataacTCCTATGGACGCCCTTCCTCTCCCcctttgtgtttgtctgctgatAATATTTCCAGCTCTGCCACCATCCAGCTCCTGTCTGTGATGTAACCGAGCACCAGACACCTTGAGGGGGCAGAAATCTGACACAACGAGGCCAGACATGGACCCTCacaggatggatggagggaggaaaaaaggcTTTCAGGGAACGACACATTGCGTGACTAAAGTaaagaaaagcatgaaagcTAAGGTCAGTGGATGAACACTTTCCTCcggtaaaagaaaagaaaaatctcacTGTGTGCTGTATGTAGTTCTTTGACAGAATTAGTGAATTGTACATTTTCTGGTTTTTAAATGTTCACAATGTCATAGGAGATGGGCTGTGAGATTTGCAGTTTCTTCAAAGACAGAACGTGAAGATCCTGAAAGAGAGCAGGGGTCTCATTCATAAAACAGTGCGTAGGATCTGTACCGAGTGTACCTGCACACAAAAGCTGAAATGGCGTGcaccaaaaaataatcagattcaTCAAACTGTGCACACGTGCAAATGCATGAATTTCTCCCTTAATAAATCATAATCAACTTgaacccccctcccccacacacacactcccacaatTAACTATAAAAAGTCAATGCGAACGCCTTCATGAGTATCGATGTACATGTTGTTCCTGTGGAGAACGGCAACAGTAACAGAAGAACGTTTGAGAGGCTGATGGCTGCAGCAGCTGGTCAGACGTGGAGGTACCAAGAAGTGCACTGCTGCACACTGTGAGTGTATAGACTAGTGGAGGCACGGGGGCTTGGTATTTGTTaagcatctactgtatatagacaCATACATGATGAGACCACACACTCAatatctaaaaaacaaacaaaaaacactattcatttatatttactccaaaacCAGCATACAGATGTTTCTCTAATTTACACAATCCATGTATaagtgcaggtggtgaagatgtgcCAGTGAGGTGACTGGGGAAGGCAGAGCGTGCGTGTGGCAGCCACTGCGGTGTCTCCAGTGTGCTCTGTACACCTGACAGCACAGTCGTGTGTTTACTGCAGcgattttaaacacaaaaactaTATGAAAACTAAAATCGTACTTggtgatatatgcacagtattagaaaatattattaaaattcTATTAGTGCTCTGTTCTGCAGTTCTTTaaagttatttgatgtcatcttggatttctacaactGATGTTGATAATTTCATCAGTTATTTAACGTAGTTGAGGTGAAGATCTGTATATTTAGGTTTAATATCGGAGAAAGGCGAGCCAGACTTTCCTGCCACATCCTGGCATTTCATTGTGAACACCATACAGTCTGGACCTCTCCTCTGCACTCTGGGGATCACTGATAGTTTCATTAATAAATCACAGATGTAATTGGTTAACATTTGAGTTTGCTGatatcttttaaaattgaaagGTGCTAATGTTAAAGTGGATCTATAATTAACTTGAtatgaagtgaaattaaatgtgtgagaggaatcaTTATACAAtcaccacctcaccatctcGCTAGTTTCTCCTGTCTCCAAAATGTTCGTATGCATGGGTCAGAGTTTCCGTACAGGTGCGCACATTCtcccatcaagtttgtttttatacatcCCAACTTTTTTGAGGGAAATGACGTATGTATCTTTCAAGCCCTGCCCCAGAAGATGGaacaaagagaataaaagtaaagaTGCATATTTCCTGGGGTAAAACACAGAGGGGTGAtctgtgacagacagagcaaagggggtgggtgggtgggtgttaCAGCACTAAGCCTGTGACAACAGTTTATGCAATGTAAGACTTTCTGAGGATTGGTGCTCTATGAGTCATCTTTGCAAAGTCTCTTCTGATCCCACTTGTGAAACAGCTCAGTATTCTGACAGAaatactaaacacacacacacacatagtggaAAGCCTAGCAGTGAGCCACATTTCCTGTCATTACTTTCACCTACACATCACTACAATGTCTTTAAATCCTCCTTCGttggttgccatggaaacaggtACCTGCCTGCACCAGGCTTATCAGgtatggtgtatgtgtgtgtgtgtgtgtatgtatatctATAACTTCCTGTTACTTCTCACTACTTTTCCTCTGATCAAAGACTAATGGGGATGCCTGCTTCATGCTTCATGAATCATCACCACTTGGGAGAGGATGATGAACCGAGCTTCTAAGATGGAAGTGTGTGCGTGTcacatatgtttatatatatatatatatatatatatatatatatatgtgtgtgtgtgtgtgtgtgtgttaaggttGATCtatgtgttggtgtgtgctTGTTAGCCACAGCTGTGCCAACACAAGCGATGTAGGTAGCAACACTTCTGGTGTTGATCCTGGCCATCtaatcacatactgtacaattttAAACCTGGGCTGCTGTAAGAAGGCAGTTACATGTGACTCTTACCTGGTTTCAGAAAGTGgaatttatatttgtaaaaaatgaaGCTACCAAGCACACACAGGCTTTAATGAGTCATCTGAACATCATCATGTATTCTGAATTGACAAAGAGAAGGATAACatcaaagagggaatttgacaCAAATGTTGTTTTGGAGCTTTAATCTTTTCAAAGTGAAGGCTCATAATGTATAGTAGTTTGTAACGACTGAGTTTAATGATGCAGTCACTGTTTTTCTGCCGTTATACTGAATACTGACAATTATTCTTTCTCTACATAGTCAATTAGTCTGATATTCTGATCCATGATGATGATTAGTGTTCATGTCTAAACCAGGTTTAACAGACTCAGGTGTAACAGCTTTAAGATAAACAGAGCAATTCCTTGTATGGAGGGTTTTATAAAGGGAAGAGAAGATGTTTTCTTAGTTCTGAGTCCATAATTGCCTTGAATGTACAGAGAATTTTACACATGTGCTTGCATTGGAATAGAAAAGGTGCCACCACTGTTAACAAGCAGCCTGTTTAACATGCACATGCAGCATTTAGAGTTATAAACTGCATAACAATAATTAATTTCAGGGTAGAAATAACTAAAAATATTGTATCTATAGAGTTATTTTCCACACATCAGATGTACTTTAGGTGACAAATTAGGTGagttaaaaaaatctaaaaatactaaaagaaatgtgcacaaaagaaaaaaaaacaaaaaaacataacccTTGATACCTGCCAGGCTGTGTACAGGCCATTTATGGACAGATAATTTAGGAGGAGCCATCAGAAATCTTCTCCAGCAGGTTTCCGACTAAACTAGACCACATATCGTGGCTCACACAGCTGCACATTTTCACTCCACTTATGGCTTGTTTGAGCAGGAAACATGAACAATAGCTACACAATGAATACTTACATGCATTATAAAGTGGCAGTAGTGAGTAATAAGTAATAGTACTCAGCTGAACAGAAATGCAATGTGTTGGTACTTCATACTAGTGAGTTCTTGGTTTATACATCTGATCCCTGACCAGCAGTATTTTGAGTTTTGAGGACCAAGTTTGAAAGCCACTGTATTAAGGACGTTGAAGGTGCAGAGCTCTAAATTCAAccatatctgtgtttgtttttaggcTTAGTTGTTATGGAGAGAGGGAGTCTATAGAAGTTAGTTATTTCTTGGGCTAAATGGATGAAAAACAACTCAGTCAAGGGTGCCTGTGGGGACCTGCGTATAGCTTGGCAGGGGAAGAGcaactgaatgaataaaacaactGTTGGTGGCTGTTTTGAATAAGTGGAGCGGTGCGGCTGTCAACGCATGTTCAACCCCCAGACATTTGCAAAGTGGAGAGCAAAGACAGAGACAACGTTGTACTTTAATGGCTGCAAGCTGAAGAGACAGCAACTTAATGCAGCGATGAAGGGGCGATGCATGCCAGAAAGCCCTCACACGCATGaacacaggcacacataaacatgctgGGAATCACTAAAGGACTATATGGCATGTCACAGACAATAACCAACTGACTGATGATTGATCCTTAACTCCCGGTGACTTACAGCATACTATGTAAATGTGACCTGAGCCACCAATCTCACCTAGTGGCCAGGGAACCAGCGAACTAAAACCCCCTCGGGGAACCAGCaatgtcactgtgttttcaCACATAACTGATCTCTTTGTCCCCTTAATCTTTCCCTCTCTCAACAACCAACCTCATCCTTTTCTTTCATCACCCATCACCCACTCAGCCCTCGCACTCCACTTCCTTGTTCTTCCTGCAGGGAAAGGACACGACAAGGTGAACTGAGCAGCAGTAACGGCAGCAATGTGAAGTGAACCTTACAGGGCTGAGTAAAATGCGCAGTTGGCTTCTGGGAAACAACAGCAGTGGCGTAGATGATATGTAACCTGTGACGTCACACAGAGAGCACACGCACTCGTAGTGGTAGTGAAGGCTGTCGTGCACGGTGCTGATACATGCAAATGTTTCTGAGTCGTGACGCCTCTGGACAAAGAGGCAATGCAGGGATAAGGTTTCACTGCAGAGCTCTGGCTGGGTTATTTCTAAAACACTGCCACCTTTGTATTCTAGGGCTACTTTGACATCATTTCATTTAACATATtattgtagggctgcaactaatgattaatttcattattgattattctgtCAATTCTTTTCTCAATTGCTCGATTCGG
The DNA window shown above is from Thunnus maccoyii chromosome 2, fThuMac1.1, whole genome shotgun sequence and carries:
- the sh3gl2a gene encoding SH3 domain containing GRB2 like 2a, endophilin A1 isoform X3; amino-acid sequence: MRVSEKVGGAEGTKLDDDFTEMEKRMDTTSRAVMDIMTKTTEYLQPNPATRAKMSMMNSMSRMRGQEKGPGYTQTETILGESMQRFGRELGEESNFGLALIDAGEAMRELGEVKDALDMEVKQNFIDPLQNFHEKDLKEIQHHLKKMEGRRLDFDYKKKRQGKLTDDELKQALDKFDESKDTAEQSMFNLLESDIEQVSQVAALVHAQMEYHRRAAEILTQLTSKIDERIRDCSNKPRKEYMPKPRTSLDFSISENHNGGIHSARSPARSPAPMDQPCCRALYDFDPENEGELGFKEGDIITLTNKIDDNWYEGMLHGNSGFFPINYVDILVPLPH
- the sh3gl2a gene encoding SH3 domain containing GRB2 like 2a, endophilin A1 isoform X6 gives rise to the protein MSMMNSMSRMRGQEKGPGYTQTETILGESMQRFGRELGEESNFGLALIDAGEAMRELGEVKDALDMEVKQNFIDPLQNFHEKDLKEIQHHLKKMEGRRLDFDYKKKRQGKLTDDELKQALDKFDESKDTAEQSMFNLLESDIEQVSQVAALVHAQMEYHRRAAEILTQLTSKIDERIRDCSNKPRKEYMPKPRTSLDFSISENHNGGIHSARSPARSPAPMDQPCCRALYDFDPENEGELGFKEGDIITLTNKIDDNWYEGMLHGNSGFFPINYVDILVPLPH
- the sh3gl2a gene encoding SH3 domain containing GRB2 like 2a, endophilin A1 isoform X5 — protein: MSVAGLKKQFHKATQRVSEKVGGAEGTKLDDDFTEMEKRMDTTSRAVMDIMTKTTEYLQPNPATRAKMSMMNSMSRMRGQEKGPGYTQTETILGESMQRFGRELGEESNFGLALIDAGEAMRELGEVKDALDMEVKQNFIDPLQNFHEKDLKEIQHHLKKMEGRRLDFDYKKKRQGKLTDDELKQALDKFDESKDTAEQSMFNLLESDIEQVSQVAALVHAQMEYHRRAAEILTQLTSKIDERIRDCSNKPRKEYMPKPRTSLDFSISENHNGGIHSARSPGARSPGEPRSHLSICFSICALIN
- the sh3gl2a gene encoding SH3 domain containing GRB2 like 2a, endophilin A1 isoform X4, whose protein sequence is MEKRMDTTSRAVMDIMTKTTEYLQPNPATRAKMSMMNSMSRMRGQEKGPGYTQTETILGESMQRFGRELGEESNFGLALIDAGEAMRELGEVKDALDMEVKQNFIDPLQNFHEKDLKEIQHHLKKMEGRRLDFDYKKKRQGKLTDDELKQALDKFDESKDTAEQSMFNLLESDIEQVSQVAALVHAQMEYHRRAAEILTQLTSKIDERIRDCSNKPRKEYMPKPRTSLDFSISENHNGGIHSARSPARSPAPMDQPCCRALYDFDPENEGELGFKEGDIITLTNKIDDNWYEGMLHGNSGFFPINYVDILVPLPH
- the sh3gl2a gene encoding SH3 domain containing GRB2 like 2a, endophilin A1 isoform X2 codes for the protein MSVAGLKKQFHKATQRVSEKVGGAEGTKLDDDFTEMEKRMDTTSRAVMDIMTKTTEYLQPNPATRAKMSMMNSMSRMRGQEKGPGYTQTETILGESMQRFGRELGEESNFGLALIDAGEAMRELGEVKDALDMEVKQNFIDPLQNFHEKDLKEIQHHLKKMEGRRLDFDYKKKRQGKLTDDELKQALDKFDESKDTAEQSMFNLLESDIEQVSQVAALVHAQMEYHRRAAEILTQLTSKIDERIRDCSNKPRKEYMPKPRTSLDFSISENHNGGIHSARSPAPMDQPCCRALYDFDPENEGELGFKEGDIITLTNKIDDNWYEGMLHGNSGFFPINYVDILVPLPH
- the sh3gl2a gene encoding SH3 domain containing GRB2 like 2a, endophilin A1 isoform X1 — its product is MSVAGLKKQFHKATQRVSEKVGGAEGTKLDDDFTEMEKRMDTTSRAVMDIMTKTTEYLQPNPATRAKMSMMNSMSRMRGQEKGPGYTQTETILGESMQRFGRELGEESNFGLALIDAGEAMRELGEVKDALDMEVKQNFIDPLQNFHEKDLKEIQHHLKKMEGRRLDFDYKKKRQGKLTDDELKQALDKFDESKDTAEQSMFNLLESDIEQVSQVAALVHAQMEYHRRAAEILTQLTSKIDERIRDCSNKPRKEYMPKPRTSLDFSISENHNGGIHSARSPARSPAPMDQPCCRALYDFDPENEGELGFKEGDIITLTNKIDDNWYEGMLHGNSGFFPINYVDILVPLPH